A stretch of the Archangium violaceum genome encodes the following:
- a CDS encoding IS1380 family transposase, with the protein MADGAEAEAQQPKGQKLKQVTVDVDGLPVEVHGHQEGSAYNGHYGVRMYHPIVASLAETGDLLDVRLREGNVHSANGALEFIDELLGRVEKEVCEVAAVRFDAGFPEEKLLAKLEERGTPYVARVRNTSVLQREAALPRFMNSGVPQGEPGTHLYEWEYQAQGWSRARRVVLVVLERKDELFPHAFWLVTSWSKEQMPAEALLEHYRQRGTAEGHFGELMDVLAPALSSARRPKSKYRGQPPVQRAVSIDAFANNEVRLLLNALAYNLVHAARVLMEQATGEGWGCSVCASGCSK; encoded by the coding sequence GTGGCAGACGGGGCGGAGGCTGAGGCGCAGCAGCCCAAGGGCCAGAAGCTCAAGCAGGTGACGGTGGACGTGGACGGGTTGCCGGTGGAGGTGCATGGGCACCAGGAGGGCAGCGCGTACAACGGGCACTACGGAGTACGCATGTACCACCCGATTGTCGCCAGTCTGGCCGAGACGGGAGACCTGCTGGACGTGAGGTTGCGCGAGGGAAACGTGCACAGCGCCAATGGAGCGCTGGAATTCATCGACGAGTTGCTGGGGCGAGTGGAGAAGGAGGTGTGTGAGGTGGCGGCGGTGCGCTTCGACGCGGGCTTTCCCGAGGAGAAGCTGCTGGCGAAGCTGGAGGAGCGAGGCACGCCCTACGTGGCGCGCGTGCGCAACACCAGCGTGTTGCAGCGGGAGGCGGCGCTGCCGCGCTTCATGAATTCGGGAGTGCCGCAGGGGGAGCCGGGCACCCACCTGTACGAATGGGAGTACCAGGCGCAGGGCTGGAGCCGTGCGCGGCGCGTGGTGTTGGTAGTGCTGGAGAGGAAGGACGAGCTCTTCCCGCACGCCTTCTGGCTGGTGACGAGCTGGAGCAAGGAGCAGATGCCGGCCGAGGCGCTGCTGGAGCACTACCGCCAACGCGGCACGGCGGAGGGCCACTTCGGAGAGCTCATGGACGTGCTGGCCCCGGCGCTCTCCTCGGCCAGACGGCCCAAGTCCAAGTACCGGGGGCAGCCGCCCGTCCAGCGCGCGGTGTCCATCGACGCCTTCGCCAACAACGAGGTACGCCTGTTGCTCAATGCCCTGGCCTACAACCTGGTGCACGCCGCGCGCGTGCTGATGGAGCAGGCCACGGGCGAGGGCTGGGGCTGCTCCGTGTGCGCGAGCGGGTGCTCAAAGTAG
- a CDS encoding transposase → MGEILNDFGLEFNGSVKLEARAERLTSEAGAVLLREVDERLGLTRWLGEMLTDTRDEKRITHSLRELVRTDLLLLGQGWRDHDDADALRRDAALRLAVSDSKSSVPLRGKEGGAEGLASQPTLSRLTAMLAREENRKVLHEALVWQTGRRLRRSSPRARSSSR, encoded by the coding sequence ATGGGTGAAATCCTCAACGACTTCGGGCTGGAGTTCAACGGCTCCGTGAAGCTGGAGGCGAGGGCGGAGCGGTTGACGTCGGAGGCAGGTGCGGTGCTGCTGAGGGAGGTGGACGAGCGGTTGGGGCTGACGCGCTGGCTGGGGGAGATGTTGACGGACACGCGAGACGAGAAGCGGATAACCCACTCGCTGAGGGAGTTGGTGCGCACGGACCTTCTGCTGTTGGGGCAAGGGTGGAGAGACCACGACGACGCGGACGCGCTCAGGAGGGACGCGGCGTTGAGGTTGGCGGTGTCGGACAGCAAGAGCAGCGTGCCGCTGAGGGGGAAAGAGGGGGGAGCGGAGGGGTTGGCCTCACAGCCCACCTTGTCGCGGCTGACGGCCATGTTGGCGCGAGAGGAAAACCGGAAGGTGCTGCACGAGGCGCTGGTGTGGCAGACGGGGCGGAGGCTGAGGCGCAGCAGCCCAAGGGCCAGAAGCTCAAGCAGGTGA